The nucleotide window GCAATATTACCCCATAATAAGTAAAATAATTTGCAAGATAGATGAACCACAGAAGAAAGGTTGATCTTATCAGATCATATGACCAAAGTGCCTGAAATGCAACAATGCCACTGGACTTGGAACTTATGTCCTCTTCAATGCCAGCATTATCTTCTACAATTAGAAGTGCTGTCTCAGGAGTCCCAAGGTTGTTGTCAACATGATTTTCTGGTCTGTAAGTTAGTACGCCAGGCGGGAGAGTCCCTTTGTTCATCCTTGCTATTCTTTCCAAGATGACTGTAGCATCCATAGTTCTACCTCTCGAGCAAAGATACCTTGGTGATTCAGGTGTTAGagggaagaaaatgagaaggCCAAAGCATGGTGCTGAAGACAATGCAAGCAACCACCTCCATCCAAGTACTGGCATGACAGCCTGCATTAAGAATATACGATGCCAAGGTAAAGATTTAAGTTAACCACTGTAAATCCTGCAAGGACATGAGTAATATTAAACCTTTGATGCATCTTTTCTAAGGATGTGCACATAAGGTAATTAACATGCACTTCACTAAAAATAAGGTAATTAACATGCagtagaaaggaaaaaaaaaataccCACGCAAGAAGAGCCTCCAATATTGTTCCCACAGTCCAACAAACATGGAAAACCACCATCCAGGTACCTCTTTTGGCAGCAGGGACAAACTCTATGAACCAAGTAGATAGCACATGGCCAGCACCCAATCCCAGACCAACAACAAAGCGAAGGGTGAGCAAGGATGTGTAGTTGGGCGAGAAGGCGCTAAGCAAACCAAATATGCCAGTGACTACTGCAGTGAAAAGGAAACCGGTCCTGGAAATAGCACGCATCGAATTGTAAGATGTAGCAACGTCCTTGTCCTTGGAAAAACAAATAACAAGTAAATGTAAACTATCAAGTACATTAATGTTCAAGTAGCTAGGTTGAGTTGAGCCAAAATGACATGTTCATTTCTGTGATAATTTTCCTACCTAAGGTACAATTCTGCACGAAATTTATTGAGGCCTTGTTCGGatgtgttggggtggattggagtagaacttgaactaaattccacctcagtccactccaacacatgtgaatTGAGATGAATCCaacaacatccaaacaaggcctgaaTGGTTCATTGGTTCCAAATTACTCATTAGGTGGGTTCAGTCCAAAGGTTATAATATACGAAATGGCTCCAAAGTCCAAATTACTCATTGGGAGGGTTCAGTCAAAAGGTTCTCTTTGCTGGGTTTAGTAATCTCCACGCTCACCAAAAGAAGGATTCAAACCAGTGAATGAAATGAATTGGTACAATTTAACAGCAACGGAAAATGGAAAATCATGCCTGCACCAAATTTCTTAAATCGCTCGAAAGGAATTGTGTTGGAACGCGGAAAAGCGAAAAACTATACACAAGGAAAGATAAATCCTGCAGAAGGGTACGCCTGAGAAACTATGTTCAGATTTTTGTGCTACCTCCTGCCGTATCTGTCCGCGATGAGGCCTCCGGCGATGGACCCGATGAGCATCCCTGCGAAGACGGCGCTGCTGATGAGGCCCTGCTCCGCTCCTGATATCCCCCAATCCGCCTCCACGGCCGGCCCCACGAAGGAGAGCAGCATGATCTCGAACGCCTCCGCGACCCAGCCAAGGCCGGAGTAAGCTAGCACGAGGGTCTGGAACCGGCCGAAGCCGAGGAGCGAGAGCGCGTCGTCCGTCGTGTAGTGCATTGACGCCTCGCCTTCGGCGGCCATGGGTGGAGACGAAGGACGCGATGTCGCGAACGCTGGCGGAGCGGACGGCGAAGCGCCGGGCGCACAAAAGAGTGGCGACAGGGGACGAAGGAGAACGAAAGGGAGGCTGTTGACTCTGCAGATCCGGGTCCATGATTTCTTGCGTGGACTAGCCATAGGTAGTGTTCGGTTGGAGCAGGGTGAGTGTTCAGGTTTTCGGTTCGGTTTCTTAATTATTGGCGAAATTTGGTTCTCACAAAATAGAAACCGATTGGTTTAAAAAAATTTAGAAAATAATTATTTgggcttttgtttttttttcaactgAACTAACCAATTTTTCAGCAAAAGCTAAGACAACAAAAACAAATATACAAGTTTTAAAGCAAATTTAGGCAATGCTACCTCTATTTTAGATATAAGGGGGAAAACAATATAGCAACACAAATACACACAATTCAATATGAGACATCACATATAAACTAAACATAATCTTATAAGTTACAATTAAGTGAAGTACACTTCATGTATTTTGGTTCTTTGTAATTCAATTATTTGAGAGTAGGAACCGAATTGTCTTCAGTTATTTCGGTTCCTTGCTATCTAGGACCATAAggacctttttttttgtttcggtTCTTTCAATTTTGGATCCGGTTCTTCAGTTTATTTTTTCGGTTTTGGTTAATTATCCCCACCTTGTGGAACGAGATAAAATGGACTTGTTTTTATAATTGTTTGGTTGAGAGACTCGTAGAGTCTGGAATATTGCATGGAATATGGGGCCAGTAAACTCATCCCCACGAAATAGTCCGGACTAGCTCATCTAGCTCCCATGGTGTGGAGCTCCCTAGCACGGGCGCAGGCTCTCCCGGGCACAAACTCGCCGGTGCGAAGCTCCTTGGGCATAGATTCCCCGGTGTGGAGCTCTCTGGATGTGGGCTCACTGGCATGGCGATGACGAGGCCGGGCGAGCTCTCTAGCGGGATAGGCTAGTCTTCCAGCAATGGACGATGACGTGGTTTCTAAGAGCATGCGTTAGATAATGGAATGTGGGGCCCATAGATTACTGTATCTAACGGTGTTAAACTCCCATCCACTCCATCCCACTAAATCTTTCCAAccaaaacaaaaaactagaatgACTCAATCCCTTGAACCAAACACAATAGTCACAGTGACTGTGTCGTCATTAATAGCCAAAATCAAATTAGGGGCCTAAATGTTGTCACCATCAACCCGTGTTAACCCTTTTACATGAAGCGATGACGAAAGCACAAGTATATTGGTGATAGTGTGTGGTTCACTCAACATGTAGAGTGAATTTGAGCCATTTAAACTCTAGGGTATTACAAATGGTATTAGAGTCGACTCTCACCGACATGGTCGCGTGTGGGTCAAGGGGCGTGGACATGTGGCACATGGTGCATGTGGTTGGTGTGGCGCATAGCATGGCACATGTGCCAACACCGAACACACAGTTATGTGTACAGTGCCAAGAAGGAACGTTTCTAGTCATCGTTTTCTAGTAGTGGGTATATTGGACCGATGAGTGGACCCTTTGAGGGGAGGTGTATGTAACATCCGACCAAGTTTAATTAGATCCACGATGATCAATGTGTGTGTGTTGATGTGAGCTTATGAGGGGTATATGTACTCCCACCATTGTTGTTGAGGGTGGGTTAGACGAGGCATTTTGAGTCCTTACCACCAACCCTCTGGATTAATCCTTTTAAGTGAAGCGACGACGAAAGCATAAGTGAGTTGGCGGTGAAAGCtctggtttggttttggtgaattgatgaaaccctaagtgctaacccattgctctaagtgatcatgagatagggtagcacattccaagtggtggagcaaatgatgatgatgatgatgatggtggtgatggccatagAGATGATCAATGCttgggcttggaaaagaagaaagataaaaacaaaaagctcaaggacaaaggtatatttgataggagctctttgtttttgatgatcaagacacttagcgagtgtgatcacatttatgatagatagtcgtactattaagaggggtgaaacttgtcgtGAAATGCGGTAATCAAAGTgtccactagatgttctaactcattgcatatgcatttagattctagtgagtgctaggcacccttgaaaatatttgtgaaaatatgctaacacacgtgcacaaggtgtacatttggtggttagcacatttgagcaagggtggagaagttggagtTGAGGAGGCGTTGTTTTCAGTGATCGGACTCAGgccacgtagtgaccggacgctggcttggTGAGTTCGGTCATCGAAGCTAAGAAGGACGTGGCGTAggtcgttgaccggacgctggaggcgaAAGAGGACCAGAGGCGCAGGCCCTGTGTCCAATCAGAGAGGATCAGACGATGTCGTGCGTTCGGTCGCTATTGATCTGACACGTCTAATCGAGAAAGTGCGGCTCTATTTcctctctggaagtgaccggactccacgtttgtggagcgtccggtcagtcttcGGGTGCGTCAGGTCGCTGGCTCAGTGGCGTGGGCGCGAGTGTGATCGAACACGGCGTGGGTGTGTCAGGTCGTGTGCTGGTGCGTCTGGACGTCTTCTTAGTCCGTTGTCGTGAGTTCGTTTGACCAGTTGGAGATCAGCGGTGGAGGTTGAGCGAGGGGGACGCATGGCCACATCCAGTAGACCGAACACTGGCTTGAGTGTGTCTGGTCGTCCCcaaccagtgcgtccggtcaccacgcTGTCAGCTACCTCTTGAGCCTAATGGCTCTATTCGTTTGGGGGCTCTATAAAAAGGGGTTAGCTAGCcatggctcactctcttggcatttctattgagaatacactCTAGTGAACTAAGCCAATTCTCTCTCACTTATTctacttgattgattcatcatttggtgagattggagagcatccaagtgcattgctttgagtgattgcatctaaaggcacttggtgattATGTTTCTCTACGGGActcgcttgtttctcttgatggttgccaccacctagacggcttggtgcagcgaggatcgtcgagtggagggtggtgattgtcttcggctccgatcgtggtgatagtgaggggttcttgacctttcctcggcggggAGCTAAaatatactctagtggattgctcatagcttgtggatccccatcttgtgttggttctgCGGCATTCGATTGTGGGTTAGACGTGTGAtgtctattagcgcgtgaacctctaagtgggtGAACCgctacaacgaggacgtagcttgccggcaagcaagtgaacctcagggataaatcattgtgctATCTTTGTCTCCGGGATTCTATTGTGATTGATTATCTATCTCTtaccacggcggtataaacatcactacctctcttgttttatttttctagtgtagccaagctctttagtgtaactagttttgagagctagcttagtgTCTtgttagtggttagtgaggctctttatcTAGTCTTTGAGAGttcactaacttagagagtagtgacttagcctcttgtgtgaattagagatcatagcaactagaattgtggatatgaggcttgcattttgaataggctagcgcaacactcacttcgTCATTTATTTGTCTAACACCTTGGctcaagtgttgttgtagaatttttaataggctattcacccccctttagccattaggaccttacaggCGGTAGTGTGTGGTTCTACAAAATAAGAAGATATGCAGTTCAAGCCTCCACATAAAGCAACTCTAAGCTACACATGTGAAGATGCTACTACACTGACCATGCTGCTATATAGATGCAATGCTATCTCCAGATGGTCCAGCTGTACGGTGACCTGGACCTGTAGTTTTTATCCACATACAACACACAGACTCCAATAACCTAGGCCATCTTCATCAAGGCAAGGCTACAACAAGTTTACTATGTCCTCATGGCTGGGGCTGGACCACTTCTTAACTAAAGCTTAGATAATGACCTCATGGTGAAGACTCTTAACAACAATCACAGATTTGAGATTACCACACTGGAGACTAAAGCTTTAGATCACATAATTGATAATTTGAACACCTCAACATAGTAACTCAACACAAAGTTTTGAAGATAAACATGGCATCAAACAAAACTACACAGGTTAGCAATGCAAGCCAAAAAATATTGTAAACTACTCCCTCCAGTCCTGTTTAATTTGTAAGGCACATGCATGTTAAGATTCAAACTTCACAATCTTTGACTAATTTTTTTAACTATTGTAACTGCAAACTTGATACGGTTAGATTTATAATCAACTATACTATCTAATGGCCATAAGTTTGTAATAATAaaaaacataatacaaaacaaataaatggtGAAAGTGTAATTTGGGAGACCGCAATGATAGACTACGCCTTATAAACAAGACCGGAGGGAGTATTAGCCATTGTTTTTCTCTCGTACTTGCATAAGCCATTTTGATCACTACCTAAGTAAAATAGGAAATCCTTGATATACCACGGGATTGCATAGATATAATTGATATGTACTATTTATAATTATAAATGTATTTAATTATAAAAACAATGAAACCACATTCTATCTACAATATTTATGCCAAAACCGAACCTGTCGAGGTTCTTTTCTCGGAGAAAACTGAATGCAAATGAGCATTAAGATAGAAACACATCATAGAGCGTT belongs to Miscanthus floridulus cultivar M001 chromosome 4, ASM1932011v1, whole genome shotgun sequence and includes:
- the LOC136552577 gene encoding organic cation/carnitine transporter 7-like isoform X1 — its product is MAAEGEASMHYTTDDALSLLGFGRFQTLVLAYSGLGWVAEAFEIMLLSFVGPAVEADWGISGAEQGLISSAVFAGMLIGSIAGGLIADRYGRRTGFLFTAVVTGIFGLLSAFSPNYTSLLTLRFVVGLGLGAGHVLSTWFIEFVPAAKRGTWMVVFHVCWTVGTILEALLAWAVMPVLGWRWLLALSSAPCFGLLIFFPLTPESPRYLCSRGRTMDATVILERIARMNKGTLPPGVLTYRPENHVDNNLGTPETALLIVEDNAGIEEDISSKSSGIVAFQALWSYDLIRSTFLLWFIYLANYFTYYGVILLTSELSNGRRTCASVRTHLMQPNTGNLYREVLVTSLAEFPGLLLAALLVDRIGRKRSMGGMLLMCGAFLAPLSVQLGEGLVTTLLFCARTCIMGSFAVLYVYTPELYPASSRNTGVGITSSLGRIGSIVSPLVIVGLLESCRRKEAVFVLDLVLFLAGVTCALFPRETKGCQIQ
- the LOC136552577 gene encoding organic cation/carnitine transporter 7-like isoform X2; translation: MDPDLQSQQPPFRSPSSPVATLLCARRFAVRSASVRDIASFVSTHGRRRRGVNALHDGRRALAPRLRPVPDPRASLLRPWLGRGGVRDHAALLRGAGRGGGLGDIRSGAGPHQQRRLRRDAHRVHRRRPHRGQIRQEAVMPVLGWRWLLALSSAPCFGLLIFFPLTPESPRYLCSRGRTMDATVILERIARMNKGTLPPGVLTYRPENHVDNNLGTPETALLIVEDNAGIEEDISSKSSGIVAFQALWSYDLIRSTFLLWFIYLANYFTYYGVILLTSELSNGRRTCASVRTHLMQPNTGNLYREVLVTSLAEFPGLLLAALLVDRIGRKRSMGGMLLMCGAFLAPLSVQLGEGLVTTLLFCARTCIMGSFAVLYVYTPELYPASSRNTGVGITSSLGRIGSIVSPLVIVGLLESCRRKEAVFVLDLVLFLAGVTCALFPRETKGCQIQ